A genomic stretch from Candidatus Delongbacteria bacterium includes:
- the rpsF gene encoding 30S ribosomal protein S6, which translates to MLSNYEITFIVEPNYDEERINGVVGKFTEFIKNNGGDVGRIDRMGKKRLAYSIGKRQYGYYVYTEVKMPGAAVSPLNRWFALSEDIFRHLVVVMTERDIKFKQITQEIYKKEMEQRNASTRPTRPARPGGPGGRRSDENASSEE; encoded by the coding sequence ATGTTGAGCAATTACGAGATCACGTTCATCGTCGAACCCAACTACGACGAAGAACGGATCAACGGGGTGGTCGGCAAGTTCACCGAGTTCATCAAGAACAACGGTGGCGATGTCGGCCGCATCGACCGGATGGGGAAGAAGCGCCTGGCCTATTCCATTGGCAAGCGCCAGTACGGCTACTACGTCTACACGGAAGTGAAGATGCCCGGTGCCGCCGTCAGCCCTCTGAATCGCTGGTTCGCACTCTCCGAGGACATCTTCCGCCACCTGGTGGTGGTGATGACCGAACGGGACATCAAGTTCAAGCAGATCACTCAGGAGATCTACAAGAAGGAGATGGAGCAGCGCAACGCCAGCACGCGTCCCACGCGACCCGCGCGCCCCGGTGGCCCCGGCGGACGTCGTTCGGACGAAAACGCAAGCTCGGAGGAATAG
- a CDS encoding DUF1844 domain-containing protein, whose translation MEHNDRNDQLFQGLVFQYQQMTMMALGKISRPEGGIQSNLEEASLYIDLLAMIEEKTRGNLSGPLHRFITQTLQDLRLNFVDETQRARAAANGSPDESDAESGDTPQG comes from the coding sequence ATGGAACACAACGACCGCAACGACCAACTGTTCCAGGGGCTGGTCTTCCAGTATCAGCAAATGACCATGATGGCCCTGGGCAAGATCAGCCGTCCCGAGGGCGGCATCCAGAGCAACCTCGAAGAAGCATCGCTCTACATCGACCTGCTGGCCATGATCGAAGAGAAAACCCGGGGAAACCTGAGTGGCCCCCTGCATCGCTTCATCACCCAGACCCTGCAGGATCTGCGGCTGAACTTCGTGGACGAGACCCAGCGCGCGCGTGCCGCCGCCAACGGCTCTCCCGACGAGTCGGACGCGGAATCCGGTGACACACCCCAGGGCTGA
- a CDS encoding HAMP domain-containing histidine kinase, whose protein sequence is MPDTRVSPDQHPLYTDPVFSWNGQGYCAQNDAARRLDTWFQQEGLDREAILSNPELPARRVEIAPGEGLLLLCEAPLQQRMLEQQASFGRLAAGFVHNLNNPLNALGGLIQLLQMKSGESRDLEKMERQLDNLTALVRCCGERYRKLHSRTEGRSLAWERIINQELEFYWADGVLKHQVDSRVEVPPEALAPLDFGDASWLFDRLLEAMIGCIEGRGSHTLTIRLEQGWPRLELAGEQAWDRDRALSRFVDGRLQEMLREHRRELRCTTGADSITLYTQELD, encoded by the coding sequence ATGCCGGACACCCGGGTTTCCCCCGATCAGCATCCATTGTATACCGACCCCGTCTTCAGCTGGAACGGGCAGGGGTACTGTGCGCAGAATGACGCCGCCCGACGCCTGGACACCTGGTTCCAGCAGGAAGGCCTCGACCGCGAAGCCATCCTCAGCAATCCCGAACTGCCGGCCCGCCGGGTGGAAATCGCGCCCGGCGAGGGGCTGCTGCTGCTCTGTGAAGCCCCGCTGCAGCAGCGCATGCTGGAACAGCAGGCAAGTTTCGGACGGCTGGCGGCGGGCTTCGTGCACAATCTGAACAACCCACTGAATGCGCTGGGCGGGCTGATCCAGTTGCTTCAGATGAAATCGGGCGAGAGCCGCGACCTGGAAAAGATGGAACGCCAGCTGGACAACCTGACCGCGCTGGTGCGCTGCTGCGGCGAACGCTACCGCAAGCTGCATTCGCGCACCGAGGGGCGCTCGCTGGCCTGGGAGCGGATCATCAACCAGGAACTTGAGTTCTACTGGGCCGATGGTGTGCTCAAGCATCAGGTCGATTCCCGGGTGGAAGTCCCGCCCGAAGCTCTGGCACCACTGGACTTCGGCGATGCCAGCTGGCTCTTCGACCGCCTGCTGGAAGCCATGATCGGCTGCATCGAGGGGCGCGGCAGCCACACGCTCACGATCCGACTCGAGCAGGGCTGGCCCCGGCTGGAGCTGGCGGGCGAGCAGGCCTGGGATCGCGACCGTGCCCTCAGCCGCTTCGTCGACGGAAGGCTTCAGGAAATGCTGCGCGAACACCGACGCGAACTGCGCTGCACCACCGGAGCCGACAGCATCACCTTGTATACACAGGAACTGGATTGA
- the fliD gene encoding flagellar filament capping protein FliD codes for MSTSSTSAISGVATGIDWRATVDSLMQIEGQRVTMLQNSQEQSRQQMAAWRGLNDKFTSFQSLLDGYKDTEDFLSKAVSSSNSDILTATATTGAVTGNYSIEVDQLATSSRMIHGGFADINSTAVNTSGGAQNFVYTYGTGGDMQTITLSVPDGTTLASLKDLINRDSNNPGVKATLINDGSGSATAYHLVMSSTNTGTGSVLAMDDAATTLGDGSQWDTAAYSDVTSGVNARIRVNGFPSGSWIESQSNTVSDVIDGVTFTLKTTTTTEPVTLTVNEDTATVKGKIVGFVNAYNSIQDQITQLSSYDAATETRGLLFGDASLQQMKRSLQALTNRSITGDSSNTFTNMSQLGLTSGTSGRLSINNDKLDAALDEHFDDVGRLFSFTSTSTSNAVSFFTREERTETGDVAISVVYNASGQPTSATFNGVAATLEGQFIVGAEDGPFSGLRLLFNDPGDGGGTINSTLSMSPGISASFTRVLDTITNEDYGNLQYQTDRLETTIERYDDTIRDQQRRLTQIRAKYERQYLAMEEAISRYQSQGNYLSSQLSSL; via the coding sequence ATGTCCACCTCATCCACATCAGCCATCAGCGGCGTCGCAACCGGCATCGACTGGCGCGCCACCGTGGACTCCCTGATGCAGATCGAGGGCCAGCGCGTCACGATGCTGCAGAACAGCCAGGAGCAGAGTCGCCAGCAGATGGCGGCCTGGCGCGGGCTGAATGACAAGTTCACCAGCTTCCAGTCCCTGCTGGACGGCTACAAGGACACGGAAGACTTCCTCAGCAAGGCGGTCAGCTCGTCCAATTCGGATATCCTCACCGCCACCGCGACCACGGGAGCGGTCACGGGCAACTATTCCATTGAAGTGGACCAGCTGGCCACCAGCTCGCGCATGATCCATGGCGGCTTCGCCGACATCAACAGCACGGCCGTGAACACCTCCGGAGGCGCGCAGAACTTCGTGTACACCTACGGAACCGGTGGGGACATGCAGACCATCACCCTGAGTGTGCCCGATGGAACCACTCTTGCCTCGCTGAAGGACCTGATCAACCGGGACAGCAACAACCCTGGAGTCAAGGCGACTCTGATCAACGATGGCTCGGGCAGTGCCACGGCTTATCACCTGGTCATGAGCAGCACCAACACGGGCACGGGGTCCGTGCTCGCCATGGACGATGCCGCGACGACACTCGGTGATGGCTCACAATGGGACACCGCGGCCTACAGTGATGTGACCAGTGGAGTGAATGCCCGGATCCGGGTCAACGGCTTCCCGTCCGGCAGCTGGATCGAAAGCCAGAGCAATACCGTGAGCGATGTGATCGACGGTGTGACATTCACCCTCAAGACCACCACGACCACCGAACCCGTGACACTGACGGTCAATGAGGACACGGCCACGGTGAAGGGCAAGATCGTGGGCTTCGTGAATGCCTACAACTCGATCCAGGATCAGATCACCCAGCTGAGCAGTTACGACGCCGCCACCGAAACCCGTGGTCTGCTCTTCGGAGACGCCTCACTGCAGCAGATGAAGCGCAGTCTGCAGGCACTGACCAATCGCAGCATCACGGGCGACTCGAGCAATACCTTCACCAACATGAGCCAGCTGGGGCTGACCAGTGGCACCTCCGGACGGCTGTCGATCAACAACGACAAGCTGGATGCGGCCCTCGACGAGCATTTCGACGATGTGGGCCGGTTGTTCTCCTTCACCAGCACATCCACGAGCAATGCGGTCTCATTCTTCACGCGCGAGGAACGGACGGAAACCGGTGATGTGGCGATCAGTGTGGTCTACAATGCCAGTGGGCAGCCCACATCGGCGACGTTCAACGGAGTCGCTGCCACTCTGGAAGGTCAGTTCATCGTGGGGGCCGAGGATGGACCCTTCTCCGGTCTGCGACTGCTGTTCAACGATCCCGGAGATGGGGGCGGCACCATCAATTCCACCCTCAGCATGTCGCCGGGCATCTCCGCCAGCTTCACTCGCGTGCTGGACACCATCACCAATGAAGACTACGGCAATCTCCAGTACCAGACCGACCGGCTGGAAACGACGATCGAACGATACGACGACACCATTCGGGACCAGCAGCGCCGATTGACCCAGATCCGGGCCAAGTACGAACGACAGTACCTGGCCATGGAAGAGGCCATCAGCCGCTACCAGTCCCAGGGAAACTATCTGAGCAGTCAGCTTTCATCTCTCTGA
- a CDS encoding 30S ribosomal protein S18, producing MASYSYKKRICRFKESGVKYIDYMDEKRLIRFLTEGGKIIPRRVSGTSSKYQRMLARAIKRARHLALLPYVADNPS from the coding sequence ATGGCAAGCTATTCGTACAAGAAGCGGATCTGCCGGTTCAAGGAATCCGGCGTCAAGTACATCGATTACATGGATGAGAAGCGTCTGATCCGCTTCCTGACCGAGGGCGGCAAGATCATTCCGCGCCGTGTCTCCGGAACCAGTTCCAAGTACCAGCGCATGCTGGCCCGGGCAATCAAGCGGGCCCGCCACCTGGCGCTGCTGCCCTACGTGGCGGACAACCCCAGCTAA
- a CDS encoding bifunctional nuclease family protein — MLEVEINEVTFNPSSKSYMVILRQKDADRWLPIYIGPGEAQTITFNMRHSQYPRPMTFDLIQTLIEKLGGVVSRVLISQLKDDTFFAEIDLIKPDGEVVTLDTRPSDAIPLALKLRLPIYMNDDVMQAAGHDGYPRMISLEERISHLERELGKAVEAEDYEHAAELRDQIKQFRTLQGGDRSDKA; from the coding sequence GTGTTGGAAGTCGAGATCAACGAAGTCACGTTCAACCCCAGCAGCAAGAGCTACATGGTGATCCTGCGCCAGAAGGACGCGGATCGGTGGTTGCCGATCTACATCGGTCCCGGCGAGGCGCAGACCATCACCTTCAACATGCGGCACTCGCAGTATCCGCGACCGATGACCTTCGACCTGATCCAGACCCTGATCGAGAAGCTGGGTGGAGTGGTGAGCCGCGTGCTGATTTCCCAGCTCAAGGACGACACCTTCTTCGCCGAGATCGACCTGATCAAACCCGATGGGGAAGTGGTCACCCTGGATACCCGCCCCTCCGATGCGATCCCGCTGGCACTCAAGTTGCGTCTGCCGATCTACATGAACGACGACGTGATGCAGGCGGCCGGGCACGATGGCTATCCCCGGATGATCTCCCTTGAAGAGCGCATCAGTCATCTGGAACGGGAACTGGGCAAGGCGGTGGAAGCCGAGGACTACGAGCACGCCGCCGAATTGCGCGACCAGATCAAACAGTTTCGCACCCTTCAGGGTGGCGACAGATCCGACAAGGCCTGA
- the fliS gene encoding flagellar export chaperone FliS encodes MATDTRARQYNHTSVHTADRGKLLLMVYDVAIGSLLDAQKSMNDKDFQQKGQHMDRALRAIAELRKSLDMEKGQEIARSLERLYEFMMHRMTEANFNNQADHLDVVVNILQDLRETWGQVVQQHASESPEQTAVAAPRAGFLA; translated from the coding sequence ATGGCAACGGACACCCGAGCCCGCCAGTACAATCACACCAGCGTTCATACGGCTGACCGTGGCAAGCTGCTGCTGATGGTGTACGATGTGGCGATCGGCTCCCTGCTGGACGCGCAGAAATCCATGAATGACAAGGATTTCCAGCAGAAAGGCCAGCACATGGATCGCGCCCTGCGCGCCATTGCCGAGCTGCGCAAGTCGCTGGACATGGAGAAGGGGCAGGAAATCGCCCGCAGCCTCGAGCGCCTCTATGAATTCATGATGCATCGGATGACCGAGGCCAACTTCAACAATCAGGCCGATCATCTGGATGTGGTGGTCAACATTCTGCAGGACCTGCGGGAAACCTGGGGCCAGGTGGTGCAGCAGCATGCCAGCGAGTCCCCTGAGCAGACCGCGGTGGCCGCGCCCCGTGCCGGGTTCCTGGCATGA
- a CDS encoding 50S ribosomal protein L9: MKIILRSEIEHLGKVGDIVSVKPGYARNYLMPQGLAYLADRGSLKRFEDEKRQLLSAAEREMAKAEALKARLEAGSYVAKVKVGNEGRLYGSVTNHQIADLVHEAGFDIERRNIVLERPVKTLGTHDVHVKLYGSMHAVIKLIVMDMEAEVKAAIEAEIAAIEAAEEAERVARQAARQAAANGEDEDGQDEDN; the protein is encoded by the coding sequence ATGAAAATCATCCTTCGCAGTGAAATCGAACACCTGGGCAAGGTGGGAGACATTGTCTCCGTGAAGCCCGGATACGCACGCAATTACCTCATGCCCCAGGGTCTGGCCTATCTGGCCGATCGTGGCAGCCTGAAGCGTTTCGAGGACGAGAAGCGCCAGCTGTTGAGTGCGGCCGAACGTGAAATGGCCAAGGCCGAAGCCCTCAAGGCGCGCCTCGAAGCCGGAAGCTATGTCGCCAAGGTCAAGGTGGGCAACGAAGGCCGTCTCTACGGCAGCGTGACCAACCACCAGATCGCCGACCTGGTTCACGAGGCGGGCTTCGATATCGAACGCCGGAACATCGTTCTGGAACGTCCGGTGAAGACTCTGGGTACGCACGATGTCCACGTGAAGCTCTACGGCAGCATGCATGCCGTGATCAAGCTGATCGTGATGGACATGGAAGCCGAAGTCAAGGCGGCCATCGAAGCGGAAATCGCCGCCATCGAAGCCGCCGAAGAAGCCGAGCGCGTTGCCCGTCAGGCTGCCCGCCAGGCTGCAGCGAATGGCGAAGACGAGGACGGCCAGGACGAGGACAACTAG
- a CDS encoding iron-sulfur cluster assembly accessory protein, whose protein sequence is MIEISTSAVAQVKRLMAEEAGATGLRVGVKGGGCSGMSYVLDFVAAPSDNDKIFENDGVRLFVDPKSYLYLNGTTLDWSGGLNGKGFVFNNPNATRTCGCGESFSV, encoded by the coding sequence ATGATCGAGATCAGCACATCCGCAGTGGCCCAGGTGAAACGCCTGATGGCCGAAGAAGCTGGCGCGACCGGCTTGCGGGTGGGAGTCAAAGGCGGTGGTTGCAGCGGCATGTCCTACGTACTGGACTTTGTGGCGGCACCCTCCGACAACGACAAGATCTTCGAGAACGATGGCGTCAGGCTGTTCGTCGACCCCAAGTCCTACCTCTATCTGAACGGTACCACCCTGGACTGGTCCGGGGGACTGAATGGCAAGGGGTTCGTCTTCAACAATCCCAACGCCACGCGTACCTGCGGCTGCGGCGAGAGCTTCAGCGTCTGA
- a CDS encoding flagellar biosynthesis anti-sigma factor FlgM, which produces MQIQDGASNTIQQRIQRAQIETRYQNSKQLDSIGNSHQGEQVEISSTARDLGRLMGSLREEAARLPDVRPEKIAEAQARISSDWYSRPEVLDALGDSLSSSPMARVAAREVGQQAPADPTGYRPELMQEVSDKLRSGFYSDSEVMGFVADRLSDIYGIQ; this is translated from the coding sequence ATGCAGATCCAGGACGGCGCCTCGAACACGATCCAGCAACGGATCCAGCGGGCCCAGATCGAAACCCGCTATCAGAACAGCAAACAGCTTGATTCCATTGGAAATAGCCATCAGGGAGAGCAGGTGGAAATCAGCAGCACCGCCCGGGACCTGGGGCGTCTGATGGGCAGCCTGCGGGAAGAAGCCGCGCGGCTCCCCGATGTGCGCCCGGAAAAGATTGCCGAAGCTCAGGCAAGGATCTCCAGTGACTGGTATTCCCGTCCCGAGGTTCTGGATGCTCTGGGCGACAGTCTCAGCTCCAGCCCGATGGCACGGGTCGCCGCGCGCGAGGTCGGCCAGCAGGCACCCGCGGACCCCACCGGCTACCGCCCCGAACTGATGCAGGAAGTGAGCGACAAGCTGCGATCCGGCTTCTATTCGGATTCGGAGGTGATGGGCTTCGTCGCGGATCGCCTCAGCGATATCTACGGAATCCAGTAG